One Parasteatoda tepidariorum isolate YZ-2023 chromosome 1, CAS_Ptep_4.0, whole genome shotgun sequence genomic window, GGTCCatacgaatggctaggggagttctaaCTTTAGACAAACCAACGGAAAACACAATccaattctagaaaaaaataaaaatcgttattagttattttattcaatacaaCCAGAGTAAGTGTTTTATCAGCCtccattaaaattagtttgagaACCATACtataaatagctttttattttatttccgacgataattctgaaaatgaaattttaagaaaggttATTACCGAACACCGAGTGCATTATTTGCCATTAAAAGCATGTAAAATACCTGAGAAGCTGCTGTAGGAAATTCGTGATCTAATCCTCTGCAGATACCACTATCACAGTCTCTTAAAACATCAAACATGGAAATAGTACTAAATTCACCTGCAATTGAaaggtaattattaataacaaaactaCATCAAAGGAAGAATTCGAACAGTAGGAAATTAACACCAGGTTGTTTATATAAAGTTTtcgacaattattaaaacatttgtagATGATACTAAAAAGCTAAATGATGACTAGATATGAAAAACACTAAAGTACcaaataacgaatttttttaataacttttttaacgtaaaaaggttttaaagaCTAAGCTAAACAAAGTAGAGAACGCCCAAAGTGCGAACACCAGTAGTAAAAGTTCGAAAATTTGTCGAAAGATCGCGCCGGTTAAATATGCCATCAGTGCTCAGTGATAGGACGCCCGGCATTTTGTTCACTTACAATGAAAATTAACGATAATAACGCTAAAAGGGCAAataatttacgataaaaataacGATTGTTAACAGGtgtcgtgatggctcaggggacagagcgttcgcctctcaatgagatgaaccgggttcgtatcccacatccggcttgcaccagcGGACttaaaacatcctcagtggtagacggatcatgggttagacttCCCTTGCCTTCAAGCTAACCTCGGGAGGAacgagattttcgtggttttcctctccatgtaacgcaaatgcgagttagctccatgaaaaagtcctccacgaaggcaaatttctcccaatacttgatccaggagttcccttgtcttcgggattgggttcaaaattacaaggctacgttgttgaacattagtagtcgaaaacccaaaaattgggtcggctgttcaacgactgttataaaataaaaatagttaagagaGAGCCTTGgcggctcagggaatagagcattcGCTTCCAATGAgatgcaccgaccacagtgatgacgtaaaatatcattagtATTAgtaggatcatgggttagagtccccttgtaaTCAGGataaccatgagaggtttcggtggttttcctttccatgtaacgcaaatgcgggtttgttccatcaaaaagtccttcacgaaggtaaatttctcacgatacttgatccaggagtttccttgtcttacggattcggttcaaaattacaaggctacggagttgaacattgacacttgtaaactcagaattgagaCGGCTGTATAACGCCagttataaaggaaaataaaataacattagaaaGGGATTTAAAAACTGAACTTAATATGTAAGGTGTTGTTGGCTATGAACCCGAAGGAGTAAAATGGCGAATGCCTTAAGTACTAGATgcaactgtttttttatttttcggttCTCCtgaaaaattttcgttttcttcttttcatttctagtcctcaaataattttgcaaataaatctCTTACTGTAAGATAGAGATAATCCATCGaaaattgaagagaaaaattgaattaaaagaaaaacgtaGTGTAAGTAATTTGTGGTTACGTAAGTGTAgaggatagtttttttttttttttttttttttttttttttttttttttttttttttttttttttttNNNNNNNNNNNNNNNNNNNNNNNNNtttgaaacacaaataactacaaacagtagtttcgtatactaGCATGCGTGTGCACgcttaacattggtatttattgttttgatgaagttttacagttgtgagaagtcagtttgtgttatacgcctttgttaaactaaataactaatcaaaaagataatattatttatattttattaaatgaaatttaaaaaatatagcttagatatcCGCCAAGTCTgtgcatgctcagtgtgcataagaaaagaatcaaagatgactcagaattcattgaaaaagttataaacagatttggacagaAAACAggacgattacaattcttgtttgattaaacaattttttaactgttatgtatcaataattacttaattatttgtttttgaataaaaatatttttaataaaaactttttataacaaatttgtttttttttgttgttgtatctctttaattgttttttttttttttttaaaaaagccaggggggtgcaagtgcaccccgctgccggcgcccttgccagacgaatatttttttttttttctacagcaGGTACTGAACATTCGTTCTTCTCCCCGGAAGATGCCAGAAGTGTTGCTCACTCATCGTTTCCCAATGGGCACTTACGagcctaagtcacggaggcgagcaacattacccacgccataCTGCTACAGATAAACGTTTATAAGGTGGGCCACATTACACAACAGAGAGAGTGAGAAACATCCAtaccctgagcgggattcgaaccagcaACCATTGGCTTCACATCCGGCGCACTGACCGCTCGGCTACCAGGCGAATATAATATGTAACTTATCTAATTtgtcactaaaaatattttaaatatgtcttCACCTGAAATCGattaaaactagtaaaatttggtcactattttttttatagtgcatAAGACATGGTAAGCTATTCAATCACGATCTcgtaagaaattttcatttgttttttaatcattaaaaaataataaaaatcaataaaaaaataataataaaacgaaacaggtatttcataatcattacttttaacacatcattgaaaaaaagtgtACACGTTGGGTTAGCGTAGGCTTAATTAAAGTTGGAAATTTTGGATTACTGATTGTATATCAAAATCTTCTTTAACGGTTGCGATTCCCACAAAGCAACTATGAGTAGCTAAGGAGTTACACATAAATATACTGAGCCAGTTAAACTTTAAAGCGTTTTAAGTgtaattacagaaataatttcatataaccaatttaaaaattagccaacataaatgctaaaaacaattaaattaaaatgtacaattgaacgaatatttttaaagaaagagagTGCagttgcattataattttttttataaccgtcgttgaatagccggcCCAATATTTTGGGTGTATGACTATTAATGTttaacttcgtagccttgtaattttgaacccaatacagaagacaagggaactcctggatcaagtattgtgagaaatttgccttcgaggaggacttttttgatggagctaacccgcatttgcgttacatggagaggaagaccacgagagcaTTCCAcaattagcctgacggcaaagggactctaacccattatccgtctaccactgaggatatttcacgtcagcactgtagtcggtgcaagccggatgctggATTCGCATTGACcagtcatcactgggattcgaacccggttcacctcattggaaggcgaacgctctatctatcccttgagccatcacggTTCTTGCAGTTGTagtagtaatttatttacgtcacactagagctacGCAAAGGGCTATTGGAGACGatgtgggaaacatccctgataaTGATGCCTTCACAATTTTGACCCTCTGCAGAGGGTATAGctcccccgctttggtagcccaacgacctgcgtgCTAAGTTAGACACTTAAGGAAAAAGCAGTTTAACAATGACTGATCCCGCACAACCTAGGTCCTTTCGCAagttgatcaaagtggtcacccgcTCACTGAACGCTGCCAGTGATACCTGACatcggtgatctactgggaaccgagTATTACGATCTGTCCACTGTGCGACAAGAAAAAGAATGGATAAAAAGGTTAGTGTTTGCTGAAATAATGAGTTTGGATATTAAATTTCGGAGAGGAAAAATCAATTTCCAAACTCTGAAGAACATTAAAATCTGTTTCAGAACGGGCGGAAACGgagagaaattttattagaaaagacGTTTGTTAGATACACGTCCAAGTTCGAATCAGCCATCAAAcaggttttaataatttgtcaTACTTCAATAGCTTTTTCGTTTTTTCCTGTTCATTTCAGTGTTGCTTTGTTACTTCCAAAGTGTATACCCTTTTATCTTCAGTTTCGAAAGGACtgcaaagataaatatttatagtcgCCATTGTGAAACATCCTATACAGTGTGTCCAAAAAAACCATAGAGAGAACAGCATATTCCAATGAAGTcattggaatatatatatatataNNNNNNNNNNNNTTtaatgcagtgtttcccaaagtgtggcaagcgtacccctaggggtacgggaacagtttatcgggggtacgcgttcttatgcgaaatatcttgcaacaaacgaaaatttcaaaattttttatttaaaaataaagctagccatgaaaatttatgattacgtaCTTTTTTATTGGttgtttttttgcagagttaacagttaataattagtggtatcaacagccagttgtgatttttaacttagtgcaattttttatagtaaaaaatacgttcatttttttattagtagtacACAGCttaacgaaaaatttagaaagggtacactaAAGTCATCAGTTTGTGAAACACTGCACTAGAGCTACACGAAGGGCTATTGgagacgatctgggaaacatccctgataaTGATCCAAAGACAAGCTTTCACAATTTTAactctctgcagaggggatagctTAACTACCTAGCAGGAACTAAAAATGCTGTtctctatttatatatatattccaacGACTTTTTTCGGCAAGAATCCTAATTGAGGGCGATGATTAAAGAACAATATAAACTGTTCTTGAAAGtacttttaaatagaataaaaataacaaatttcagtttatttaaaagcaaataaatggtaaaaaaaaaatacctgatgCTGCTAAATTTTCGAGTAGTTCTCTTCCTTTGGTGTATCGTTGCGTCGCACTGTCGTTAGGATTTCCATAGGCAGCCGCAAAATTGAAATCCCCTTGACTTGGATCCCAAAATCCGTTGGATTGTGCATGCTCCTTCAGATCTTTACTCATTAAATCAATCTTCGTTTCAATAGAGAGAGTATTCGATATATTTCTACAGCCGCCTGAAAGAATGCGTAAGCATTATGAGGCTAAATTGCTAAGTAACGAGACGTCACGACTTGGGAGGGAATAAACATTATACcccaaattttaaacatctatagcttttaatgtcaattaaatgtctaaaatgtaaaaaatatgaataaaaataataattttttttcttcaaaactcaATGTTTTGAGCTGTGTAGGCGGTATATTACCTACTAATAAAGGCCGAATCTTGATTTCCTATTACTTACTCTAGTTATTCCATACTATAAGTAACttcgttttatttcatttgtttatttattttttgcctttaaCGTTCatgttttagaaacatttttataaaagtaaaccTAGAGTGCAACGGCAtaccaaatttttataacatctaTGCAAATCCAAGAGCATTAGTTTCTaaagttaatgtttttcaaTCGCAGATATCTTACATTGAAAAGTTGCTTACTGCCTGGCAATTTTGAGATTCATCTAACATCTAAGCCTGGCTATTTTCATCTGTgccaattcaaaaatataagtcTCTAAAGTTGAATTGGCAGACgtcttaaattgaaaagttgcTTACTGTCTGACAGTTTTCATCCATGCCAATTCAAGAACATAAATCTCTAAGATTAGAGTTCTTGAATTGGCAGATGTCTTAAATTCAAAAGTTGCTTACTGTTTGACAGTTTTGAGAATCATCTATGCCTGGCAGTTTTCATCTATGCCGATTCAAGAACGTAAGTCTCTAAAGTTAATGTTCTAGAATTGGTAGATGTCTAAGTTGAAAAATTGCTTACTGCtaaacagttttgaaataagCACTCAGGGACGATTTCAAGTTAGGTTTAAGTCTCCTCTCGTAATTGACAGACCGTAAGACCATGATTGCTGAAAGGCCATATTTACTCTTATCAAAATATTCTaaggaaatgaaatttctacAACTCTTGTAGATCTCAAGATTTTTAACGTGCATATATGATATCAAAgctaaataattgttatttctttaaatattaatttttaaaaaaatctttcagaaaTTACATGGTAAAGAACACTAACTAGTTACTTGTTCAGCTGCCCACAGTTTTCCAGCTGTTTCTAAGACCCAAGCTTCTTTATGATCTGCTATTAGGAAGCTATTATGGTAAGTGAAATCAGTCTTCGTATCGGAACAAGGCCCTCCTTGGCCATGCTCTTCCAAGAGGCTAGTTATGACGTCGACAGCTTCCCTTGCCGAACTCGCTCTCTCAAGACCCAATCTATatttatagggaaaaaaattaaattgcattttataatagATTCATAcattaacaatacttttttgcttatttctttttaatgcctATTTGCATAGTAAGTATCGAGTCATGTGAATGTAACCCAATTTATTCACTGAACTATTATTAAGTAACTATACAAGCACAATAGAGGTAAATGCTCTCGGACCCTTcaatacaatatataatatatacagggtgaCAAGAAACGGAAACAAACGGACTAAcaagaattttgttaaaatataagtaaataaattaaatataacaaataataatacgaGTAGACTTTTActaatatgttaatttaattagtttcaaagtGGTTGTCCTTTGCAGTGACGCAGcagcttattaatattttaaacaatgggCAGTATGTATTCTACCCTTAATCTACCCATGCCAGCTGAAGCAATTGAACTAGAGAGTACAAGCTTTTGTGTGGTTCAGTGCAAGCTCTAGATTCCTAAATGGACCATTTTCTTTAATCCATACCGTAGGATTGAGATCTGAATGTACGGTAGCCTATTTTTAGACAATGTCATGTCCGGAAAATGCGCCTTCTAACACTCTTGTGTCTTTTTAGTCTTGTAAGCTGGTGCAAAGtcttattgaaaaatacaatttacattGCCTAAGTGCTTTTTCGCCCATGGAAGTACAACAGCGTTTAGAATGTCCGATTGgtacatttctttatttaatttaaaaccgcAATCCACAAAAACCAGAAGTGCTTTACCGCTTGCTCAATTTTCATCCCCATACCCTGACCAATTTTCGGGTTTTGGGGTTGTTCAACGATTGCTGAGGTGCTTGAAACGCCAACAGACCATATCGTTTTGGGAAATATGAGCTGGTTGGATGGTAAAGGGCTTCACATCAAGGAAAGGAATCTTTCCAACCGCTGACTTGCAGCCCATTGCTGGCAATTTCAATAAGCGTTTGCACCTGTGAAAAGCATATTTTgtaaaccaattaaatttatttcttagtaaaaatctactcttattattattatttatgtttttttaaacttatttatttttattaaagttatactTAATTTCGcctggtttcaccaagcagacttgctgatattggcaagtgacattagaaacaacaacctAATTTGTTGTATCATATTTAAAGGCTAGTAAAGAGCATGTATTTACCTCACTAAGTCCATTCCCAGTAGCCTTTCTTCAATATCATCATCTGCATTTAGTTTAGTAAAGACAGCCTCGTTCCCTATGCAGACATTGGCATCGTTTGCGCCCATCTCCGCACCCCACATCCATGCCGGCTTGCTCAAGATTACTGCATGAGTGTGCTCAGCTTGGGGTATGGCTATGTAAGTGCACTGAAAATACACATCGTAACACACtgtgaattttttgaataagtaaAACAATTGCAGAGTATTCTATTGTCATATATTCACccttttcacatatttttcgaattcatgataaaaatgaagtaaaaaactatgctaaacaatgaaatacaaatcaatatttagcCTAGTAAAAACAATAACGTTATTAAAATCCAAATAATCAATGCTTCAGGGggattaaaattagcaaatccAGTTTGATTGGCGGATCAAATTTCAGATGAATTTTTAACAATCGTCTATCACACCGTGTAAGTTTTCTCAGGTAATCAAACAAGTTTAGATGTTTAAAATCTCGTCCTACTTGTTAGCGATTCATCAGGAAAACCTCTTTTGTGTatagttatttacttttttgatgagaaatcttaaaaatatatatgaaaggtGGTTATTAACATAACCTCTAACATTTGagattttgagaattattttttttaattagtgatctaaggcaaaaaattttaatggaagaaaTTTCGAAtgagaagtaaaattttattggaaatcTGTGTATTTTATTCACTgaaaagttaaagtaaaatgaatttcttgGGTTAAAAAATAATCCGCAAGCAAGACTTGTTTGAAGAGTCACggaattttggttttcaatgAGCAAGTTTTATCCAagagtggaaaaaaaaagttatcagtGCAATGTTTCTATTTGTGTAAACTTATTTTTGCGAGTCAGGCTTCTCATTTGGGCTATAAATGAAAACGACTAAAAGAAATCGACTGAAAGTTTGAAGTGACTCGTGTTTTATCTTTTCAAGTGTAAAaaaccaaaaacaaaaaaacaatctCAGACATCTCATTAAGCAGATTATTAAGTTAATAACACACTAGTTTGCCatactaacatattttttttaatattttagtatgtaaatttatgtaattttagtatgtaaatttagtatttagtatgtaattttagtatgttatgtaattttagtttagtatgtaattttaatattttagtatgttAGTTTAGTATGTGTCCCCACTTCTCTGTTACGTGAGGTGTATGGTTGAAAGAAGGCGATAATACATTTTAGTTAATGATGCAATACGTTAAAGTCGCatgtttttttgtctttaatattattttcaaaggagCAAACAAGTGcctatgtatgtatataaaccAATACGTTCTTCATAAATTTGTACTTTcagtcaaagaaaaaatataatttaaaaaaaaaaaaatttagcttttggAGCAAAACTTATTTCAGATGTGTAATCCCCACACCCGAATTAGGTAAGCTCAAGTACCTGCATAAATGCAGCAAATAATTTGTACCCCAGTGTTATTCATATATTGTGAtggacaaaattcttttaattctaatttattaaaatgttaatgccTACcttaacaaatagaaaaaaatattttctaaaattctaaaagttcTGTGGCAGTTGAAGACAGGTATGAAGAAGAGACGGAACAGACTGGTAAAAAACCAGTTCATTGATAGGGCTTTCGGGTTGagtaaaataagcttttattattctaaaaaat contains:
- the LOC107436231 gene encoding secernin-3; the encoded protein is MPKKPASDYSRNIPQSCDTFVVFPPGTAFNSVVFGKNSDRPKGEVQEVVYFPAENHESGTQVQCTYIAIPQAEHTHAVILSKPAWMWGAEMGANDANVCIGNEAVFTKLNADDDIEERLLGMDLVRLGLERASSAREAVDVITSLLEEHGQGGPCSDTKTDFTYHNSFLIADHKEAWVLETAGKLWAAEQVTSGCRNISNTLSIETKIDLMSKDLKEHAQSNGFWDPSQGDFNFAAAYGNPNDSATQRYTKGRELLENLAASGEFSTISMFDVLRDCDSGICRGLDHEFPTAASQVSVLPNPDTQRSSCHWFTGTPDPAHSVFKPFVFCSSNRISRHIVSPTYPDNEDPAKIKPRFQTQVNRNHTLYTKHQKAYPILTSDNPKGKEVISVLRSLETQCVKDMESFVENFTSDKAKEVEDLFKDLVESEIKFYFIK